Below is a genomic region from Lineus longissimus chromosome 4, tnLinLong1.2, whole genome shotgun sequence.
CGAAAAGAGTGTTGGCAACAATCGGATATCAAGGTAAGAGGACATTGAACATTGATAGATGCATATAGTGTAATCAGTTGGATAACAACAGAATTTGTATCTAAGGTAAGAGAATGCCTAGCGTAATGATCGGATAACAACGATACTTACATCAAACGATATTGAATGCAAACAGTAATCATGCATGGATGACGAAGGGCCTTGCATCAAATGATATTCAACATTGCTTAATGCATAGCGTAATCATTTGGATAATTACGGAACTTTTTTCAAAGGATGTTCAGTGTACCTTTTAGAGTAATAATATGGATCATACCGGACCTTTGCATCAGCATTGATGAGTGCACAGGATAAAAATAGATACACGTAACAGCGGACCTTTGCAGTAAAGAGAATTAAAAGTTTTGGTGATGGTTTAATTAACAATCTAAAGTTGCTGCTATGAAGGGAAATGCATATCGAGTTCCAGTTGGATATTGCTAAAGACAGTGATCGCCTATTGATATTTCGCAAGTCTTGAATAAACGAAATTGGTGATATCATCAGTCAGTGTCGCCCAGAGATGAACTTTGGTTCGGAGATAGTCATCTTCTAAGGATAAATAACGATGGTAAGGATTTCAACAATTCAGGACGCTGGTTCATCGTCTTTCTTTAAATAACAAACTGCATTCCCCTCACATGCAGGTCTGTTCTTACAACCGTAAAGTCTTGGACCAATTTGATTAATTTATGTACGATTGGCAGTCATTTCATTCAGAATTTGCATATCATTTTCAATTCGATTGGATTCACTGAGAAAATATATCGtttgtgtaattttttttcgGGTATATGATACTAGTACTCgccttgatatatgaagtcATCAGTGCACATTTGATCGTTGCGCAAGTTTCACTTGTGAAAATCGTCATAACATAGGCTAGTTTGTGTTTATGATCAGAGAGGGAGCTGTGGGATAAAAATGGCTCCACCTAGCGAAAGCAAACAGACTACAAGAGATTGTAGCTCTTTCCGAGTAGACCCAAGAGACGACCCGTTGGATTGCATCAGTATTTTTGCGTTGGTCGTTCTGGCCTGTGGTATCATTCTGGTCAGTGCTGGGTACCTTGTACCGCGGGACCACGCCATAGACCCGAAGCTTTCAGCTAGAGAGAACGAACAACTCGGCCTACATTATGCAAAGTTAGCTTCAGATTTGGATATCTGTATCATTACGGGTATGGTGTTCGTGGGCCTTGGCGGTGTGACAATGGCGGTGTTACTTATAGCCGTCCTCTGCCGAGGCGAACTGAACGGTAGCCCACAACCAAAACGTCCATCGTACGGGGCACGGGAGACGACAGAGTCGTCTTCCACGAGACAGTTATTCCAAATGGCAGATGTAGAAAATGCTGGCGAAGGAAGATGATGATATTATATGGTTGTTGTAAATTCATACTGTGTCGGTTCAGTTAAATGACCAGGGCCATTTTCACGGTCTATTGACTTCGGGTTGGGGTTTATCTCATGAAAACTAGATGTGATTGCTTGGCCTTGCGAGTCAGGCTCAAAAAACTTGCCATGAATTTTCATTCCATGTCTGATTCTTAATATCGAAATTGATCCGACACGGTATACTGTTATAGTTGCACGTTTAATGTTTTGAAGCTGTTTTAATTGTATATTGTTGTTAATACGGGAGGATTTAAGATGCAGGCTACTTGTGATAGGTTGGGTATCACCAAGTTGATATGAGGGAAGGGGGCGAAAAATTGGTACAGGTGATAGTTAAAGCAGATGAAACTTGGTCGACAACATGAGCAGGCTCAGTATTCGAATATATAGAAAAAGCAGATTGCCCGAGGTTGACATGGAAAGGCTGGCCTGGTATCAGGGAAAGGCCGGCGGGGAAAAGATTGGTACAGGTGATAGTAAAGACACATGGTAGAGCAGCGCAGGTCGACTTGGAAAGGTTGGATATTTGAAAAGGGGGTAAAAGATAGTCCAGATATAAAAGAGCTGATGGAACCAGGCCAGATCGACGTGGAAAGGTTGGGTATTCGGGCGAGGGGTAAAAGATTGGTACATATGATATTAAAAACCGAGGGAAGAAGGTCAGTGCGAGAAGGATTAGTATTTGGAACGGAGTCCAGATATAGCAATGGCTGATGGAAACAGGTCGAAAGGTGGAAAGACTGCATGGGACGGGTATCCGGCGAGAGAGGAATGAAAGATTGGTCCAGACTATTCTTTAttaatttttggtgaaaatgaCTGATAGTAAAAACAGACGAAACCCGGTCAACATGGAGAAAGGAGGGTATCTAGGAATGGGGTAAAATGATTGGTACAGATCTCGTAAAGCAGATGCCCATGTCAACATGGAGGGAGGCTTGGTATCAGTCAAGGAAGAGGTGAATGACTGGTAAAGATTTTAGTATAGCCTGGTTGATCTTGGTCGATATGCATTGTCGCTCATTGTTGTTAGCTTTTTACAAACGTTGAAATAAATTGCTCGTTTGTCCAATGTGGACGAGGAAGATGTGGTCACTGCATTTTGTGATATGGCGAATTCTGCACTTGATATGATAACAAGACCAGAGAGCGGTGCGAGGGAAAACATTAGAAAATTGCTTCTGAAGTCTATATAAACAATTATATGATAGCTGGACCTGGCATGTCCCATTAATGTAAGCTTGATTATGTACAGTTGCGAGGGCGTTTTACAGGTCATTTAAAAAAACTCTCGGGAGATCCATATTATTGTCAGAAAATGCCAGATCTAAAAACGGTTAGGCTTGTTCTGTTGTAACGAAAGCACCTTTTTAAACATATCCCTGAAGTTTCGTGTTTATGATAGcgagatacatgtattccaGGCCGCAAACAATCCTTATTAAAATAATTATTCAATTTGCGTGTTCTTTAACACCTATACGTGTCATTAAACTGTCGTACCTCGGTGTCTTTAGCTGGAGACAATTCAAGTCATAACAGAATATAGTACCATCATTTTTAAAGCGATGTTGATTTTtacttatttcaaaatgatcgTCCTGATCTAAGACAACTTGAAAGAGGCAAGATGGCAAAATGGTTTGACCTCAGGCATCCATTGATGCCAGCGCGTTAACGCCGTATTTGCGTTACCCGCGAACAAGAGCCGTGTGCGTAATACGCGTGAAACGCTGATGTGGAGGAAGACATTTCTAATTCTTACCTTTACCAGGTCGAGGACGCGACACTTTCACTACAACCAGGTCATGGCCAAGATGCTATAGATTGTCAATATTTCGATTTGCGATTTAGGATTCTTCAACATGATGATACTGGCGTTTTAATATCTTGATATTGACTTAAATTTACAACCACCATATATTGCAAGCTTACTGCCGACAAACCAGACTTAGAGTGCGATGCCTCAGATAGCAACTGCTCAGTCTCGGAGGGAGATTTCGATCATTGAGGAGGCGCCAGTCGTGGCAGGCGTAAAAACCCTGCGTCTGGACGATCTCGGGGGAAATTATCCTTCATATTTTGATCGCAATTTGTTCTGTTTACGACTCCATGTGTTTTCGTATGCAACATGTTGATATGGAATATCACCACGTATAATATCACGCACATTATCttccccttcttcttcttcttcttcttccgcgGTGGAGCGTAACGTTATTGGTTGTTCCCAATTATGATCGTttcgacatacatgtatacacaataTTATAGGTAGCTGGAGCGAATGGCGGTTGTTTCACTATCGCGCGGCTTTCAGGCTCCGCTTTAGACCGCTATTAGGCGGTGCTGGTCCATTTTCTTGCTAAGTAGAGTAAAACAGTCGATAACCCAGAACATAAAGTAACTAAAAAAGAGATCTACCCGATAGCATGGCCATGACGCGCTCTTCTCCTGAACTCCACCGACAGTTTCTATTCGCTCGCTTCACTGAAGCGACATTATCGCCAACACATGTGTGAGGTGGGGATATAATGCCCGCAACATCATATCCGCCCatattgacgcgcgttgtctggaagctgagtaatgtcaatacattgagggtcaaaatGGCATATCTTGAATACTCATATTCTTGCCAACTTCTTCGTTGCCGATGGAATAGTTTTATTGGGAATGGTGTCCTCTACCGGATTGGGTTGACCAGCTGTGGTTTTGTCAAGAACGAAGACATTCAATACCCGACGAttaaaactgacttttgtcTCCCGGACCACGATGACGGGAGCTACATCCAAAATGTATTGTTTCAGTGGATGCTTCACGCATGTTTGAACGCTAGCTCGAGTTACTACGGGCGCTACGGGACCGCAGAGATAATGAAAATGCCAGAATAACGTCAGCACGCATTAACGTGCAAGCAAAACGATTTATTCATAACACTTCCTATCAAAAGAACAGAaaatgtggtacatgtacatgtacatgaaagaaGAGAAACTCTGTCTACCCGAACGAATATTGCCTATACAATGTAGTTGCGATGAGAGCTAACGGCAGCTTACACAATGGCGCCAATTTATTCATCGGCTGGCGCCGACGGAAACATCATCCTCGAACTATCACGAAAACTTATTTTTCGCAATGAGAAGAAACCATGACAATGGCAAGAGAAGAAGGGGGTAAGCTATAGTGGAATTGATGCTATATATTATCATGAGATTTATGCAAGTATcgattcgtttcttgtacccccccccccccccccctcctcaagggtagttaagctatcaccactaatctttgccgatgcttgagtagtatttatttttcctttagtgaaaatttggcgaagctggaaagaataaggatgctaatgtgtcgatgtcttgtcgaacatacagccttacccagtaaaattagttcggttactttatatgacggtgataactgatatattgttgatggtgatgtcttgacgaaagaaaaagtagcattggtgaaaaaagggtgatgcttgagccttaagatgtcgttatagggtgataaggtgtcgtacccttgaggaggggggggggggggtacaagacacgaattgatacttgcattagtagCGAAATGAAAGCTTGATTATTTGGAGAGACTTTCAGCATCGTGTTGTATTTCTCCCGGCCACCCGTTGATGAAGCCGAGCACGTCAACCACAACTCAAAGGAACAGAGTGTGCGGTCGGCCTCCTTGCGCTGGACCGGGAGTTTAATAAGTTCAATAGTTACGTACACGCACACGTACACATTCTTCAGCTCTTTATCTCAGGTTTCACCAAATGGAAAAGGTTACGAAAAATAAACTGCACACAAAGAAAAATCAAATCGTGTCAGTATTTATGATCCAGTACAGAGCCAGGCATTCGGCGGGCCATCCTACCAtaacaagtggttttcaatatactccacctgTCGATATCTATGACGCATAGGGGTAGAAAaccctgatctcaggatgttgGCGGGCGGAGGGGGCTGTCCCCGAAAAACGTGCTTTTCCTCA
It encodes:
- the LOC135486813 gene encoding transmembrane protein 74B-like codes for the protein MAPPSESKQTTRDCSSFRVDPRDDPLDCISIFALVVLACGIILVSAGYLVPRDHAIDPKLSARENEQLGLHYAKLASDLDICIITGMVFVGLGGVTMAVLLIAVLCRGELNGSPQPKRPSYGARETTESSSTRQLFQMADVENAGEGR